Genomic DNA from Lactuca sativa cultivar Salinas chromosome 8, Lsat_Salinas_v11, whole genome shotgun sequence:
aacacaataTACATTACAATTCGTTTTAAAAGATACTTTTAGTTTATGAAAAAAGGTATGAACATTCAATACTCACAGAATTTCCAGATTGGTCAAGTTTTCAAGCTGAGTTGGAATACCTCCAGTCAGATAGTTGTTATTTAGATATCTGAAAATCATAGTAGGAGTGTAAATATAAATAATATCTTCAAAATAGTAATTATGCATTATAAATATAAGTTAATGAGATTAAACATACAGATTGCGAAGAGCTGGAAAACATCCATCTATACGTATCAGTTCCCTAATAGTTCCAACCAAATGATTATCACCAACATCCCTACAAATCACAAACACAATCATCATCAGAATAATTCACATTTGTAAGATGAACAGATAAAGTGGTAATGAAAAAAGATGAACATTACAAATGGCGAAGATTTTGTAAAGAGCCCAATTCATGTGGAATACGCCCAATTAACCGATTTTGATGCAGATGAAGATGCTGCAATTCTGGAAGATTAGCTAGCTCCCTTGGTATTTCCCCTTTAAAGCTATTGAAACTTAAGTAGCTGTAGACATATAGGTAAAGAATCGAATCAGATGTTCATTTCATAAAGCATATATCCAAAAAAGGGTAAAGAAAAAGTAGAAAACACTCACAGGTGTGTTAATTTCTTTAGTTCACCTATTTCAGGAGGAATTACATCCTGCAGCTTATTCCACCTCAGATTACTACAAAGAAACAACACCCATCACCCAAATGAGTTCTAAGATCATGTATTTGGgaatatttaatgtttatttcACTAGCTATATGCAGAAGAAGAAGCAGAAGCACCACAAATTAGTGATATAAGTATTTAGAGAAGAATAATACAGTATCTTAAGCCGCTTTAATCGCCCAATTTGAGGTGGGATTGGACCAGTCAACTTATTGTTGTGGAGATCCCTGAAAACAAATAGTAAGTAAGATAACAATACATATCCAAACAAAGTAAATTTGCATTATTGAACAATAAAGAAACAAAAAGAAGAGCAGTAAGTTATTAGGATAGAGATTTGTACAATCTAGTAAGATCCAGTAGATTGGTTACTGCAGTAGGAAAGGGTCCCACAATTGAAACTGCATATACTTCCCTGAAATGATTATATAATGTTAGAAAATATCAGATTGGTTCCACAAATTCAAGATTCAAGGACACATACATGATGAAGTAACACTTACAGTTCAGTAACCACTCTATAATCACCTTGTGTGGAGCATGTGACACCAGACCAAGCTGGTAAATCACCATCTCCACATGGATCATCTCCAACCCATGCATACACCACTCTCCATCCAAGAGATGCTTTAATTTCGTTAAGAGCTTTCACTGCAAGTGATGAAAGATTTTATTATTTCCCTCAAGAAAACAGATGAATTATGCATCGATTTTCATTACTTTCAGATCAGAATCTCATTAATAACACGTCGAAAAAGCAATTATCAGAGTTCCTTGAACCAAATGAAGGAAGTATAAAGACACCAGTACAACAGTTTCTAGAGGAATGTCAAGAGATAAAACCAACTTTCAGTTTATTGAAGTTATGGAGCTTAATTTCGTAGCTTAAAATCATGATTGGATCAAGATCAATTTAAACTTCGAATCACCAAGTAATCATCCAAAATTTTAAACAAACTATTCCGAATTTCCCTAAAATAGTGAGATCTAAGAGCAATCGAAGAAAGTCGGAATAAGCAACAAATTCACAGATACTCGTGCTAAATTCATAGATATTCGTGCATCTTCGGAATACAGAGCATAGACAATACCATATTTGATATATGACCATGTGTCCCGGAAAATGATAAACAGCTTACCGtctctttttagggttttgcagTGCACAGAAACGCTGAGAAGGCAAAAAAGTAATATGATCGATGAAAATCCTGTAGATACTCCGAGACGCAACATTATTGATGTCGATTTAGAATCCTTTTTTGCTTTCGAAATTCAAATCAACATTCGTCTGTAAATTGTATGTCTGAGTGTATATAACTATACATCAAGTAGATAGGAATACAGATCAAAGACTGTGTTTCCGAGTAAGATCTAAGAGGGAGTGGGAGATTTTCAGGAATGAGACAACGCGTGAACTTGGCATGTTATCGTCGGCGGATCCTTAAACTCAATTTTCTCTCCTTTCCTTTATTTTAAACTAATCATTCTAATTTTAATAAACTATTTAACAAAAATAACTATTTTAAtggagtatttttttttttttcaaattgatggTATGGAGAATGGACTATGGTTTTCTTTTCAAATAAATCTTTCAATTTATAAATTCGAATGTAATTTCAAAATGTTTAATCTCACTGCACAGTGTATATATTTCATATTTGTAATGTTTGTTAAACTTTTAGTAGAAAACAACATTTTTCTAAAAATTTggacttttttttttatcaaaattcatatttgttctagaaagtgttttctttgttttttttttcttttttttttcagtcCGAAATACTCTATTCCAGACTTGATGATTGTTTTGCCAAAAAAAATTACTTATTTTGCCTTAAATATAAATTAGATTATGGTTAAATTACTCAACTTCCCTTTACTTTGTTGTTTCTTCCATTTTAGAATTTACGGTTTCAAAAATTcgtaaaagttaaaaaaattccTAAAATTTGCTTTCcttttaggatcattgtgtgatGTCAATGAACTACTCATACATTGTTTGTGTTTCTTATATATGACAtcttcatcaatgaaaacaagTTATAGTTCAACTTGTGTAATATTTCAAACTTCAacctataatttttattttaaatttaaagaaAATCATATCAATTTCATTCTCACATAAGTAAACAACTATTTGTTTCAAACCATAATCAAACTAGAGTCATAATCATAATAAAATCAAGAGTGCAAAAATCGTTAAAATATATCTATGGATGCAATGCGATGCAATCAAGTTACACCATTCCCCTTGATGTCATAACAATTAACAACCTGAAATATTTTAAACTTAAACAGTAAATACAAAACTTAATGAGTTCCTTAAAATATTACATATTCATGTGAGTGTTATGATACCATTATAGTCTTACGTTCACTTACATTGCTACAATACCACTACACTCTTTCATGTTATAATCCAACATAGTCTTTCATGTAGTTGTTGTGGTACCATTATAGACGTACCAAGTTTTTTAAAACAactaatataatatttttataattatagaCATAATATTTATTATCTTTCATATTATTGGGAAAAATCTCCAATAaagtaatatttttttgttttgatttttttgtgaCATCATGTTTTTATAAGTACTCGTTGTCATATATTTGTGGTTATTGTATATCGCGTATTGTCATATATGTCTTTCGTTTAATTTAATTGTCAAATTTTCtatattataaatattttattttaattaaatgtttttgtggtgtaatattttattttaaaaattg
This window encodes:
- the LOC111913092 gene encoding LRR receptor-like serine/threonine-protein kinase GSO1 — protein: MLRLGVSTGFSSIILLFCLLSVSVHCKTLKRDVKALNEIKASLGWRVVYAWVGDDPCGDGDLPAWSGVTCSTQGDYRVVTELEVYAVSIVGPFPTAVTNLLDLTRLDLHNNKLTGPIPPQIGRLKRLKILNLRWNKLQDVIPPEIGELKKLTHLYLSFNSFKGEIPRELANLPELQHLHLHQNRLIGRIPHELGSLQNLRHLDVGDNHLVGTIRELIRIDGCFPALRNLYLNNNYLTGGIPTQLENLTNLEILHLSYNKMSGIVPFGPAHIPKLTYLYLDHNQFSGRIPDAFYKHPYLKELYIEGNAFKPGVNPIGVHKVLELSDSDFLF